GCTGCGCAGCGCCTCGAGCGTCTCCTCGGGCAGGGTCTCGCCGGTCCGCAGCCAGTGCTCGGCACCGAGCTTGTAATCGGTGAGGACCAGCTTGACGGGCTCTGCCTCGGTGGCCTTCTTCAGGACCTTGACTGCTTCGGCGATGACTTCGGGACCGATTCCATCGCCCGGAATAACGGCAATATTCAGGGATTCACTCATGAGCCGATTCTAATCAATCATCCCAACATGTGAGCAAGGCGTCTCACATGTTGGGAATTAAAGGCAAATCTTCAGTCCAGATGGACACCTGAAACCCTGCATTCATTCGATGCGTTAGGAATCAATGATTCTCTCAAACTCAGAAATTGCCCGTCGGTTGTAGGCATCATCATCGAATTTCACAGTCTCTCCGGAGACCGACATAGCCGCGAGCATGGCGTTGGCCAGGGCCTCCACGCTAGGGTCCACGATGGTGCCGACGTTTGGTGGAAGTGCGCCAGAGACCGAACCGAATGACGTCGTGATCACCGGAAGCCCTAGAACGAGCGCTTCCAAGAGGACCATGGGCTGTCCTTCATAGTCACTTGAAAGAACAAAAACATCCGAATGCACCATCAATTTGAAGGGGTTCTTGGTGTGCCCGACCAACTTGACCGAGGACCCGAGCCCGAGGCAATGTATCTGAGCCTCAAGGTCACCTCGCAACGGACCATTTCCAGCAATAACAAGCCGCGACAATGGCTCCTCCCGGTGGACCTGTGCGAATGCTGCGATCAATCTTGCATGGTTCTTCTCCGGAGACAGCCTGCCAACTGAAATGAAGTTGAAAAACGTCGGGCTCTCGACTGCTTCGTGGTCTTTCCCGCTGTTCTTGATCGGTCGAATCCGTTTCTCATCGGGATTCAACATGTTGTGAACCATTCGACCCAATTCATCAAAACTCAGTTCCGACGTTCGGGCAGCGCCTCGCCGGCTTGCTGCTCGCTCGGGTCCCGCAAGCTTACGGATCTTGCGCGCGTTAATAGTGTTCGATGCCCAGGTAAAGTTAGTCGACGGCGCCCAGCTGCTTAGCGATTCCCGATTAATGTCACTAAGGCCCTCCGACACAGACACCAGATTGTCGAAGTGACGATAAATATCAAACGTCGCATGAAGCCCGTGCTTCAGAGGCGTCTCCCCAGCAATAGAACGGTGAGCATCGGCCGCAAGGTCATTGTGTAACCAGATTGATCTGGTGGCCACCGGACCGCTCAGAAACAGGGTTCCCCAGAATGCTGAATATCCGCTGAAATCAACCATGTGATCGAATTCTGCGTTTCCGAGACATCTGGTCCATTCCAGATCCCAGAGCCGGCGTACACTCGCCTGGTCGGATACATACGAACGTTTACCCTTGCTCAGGGCCCTTCTTCTCAGGAGGTTGGCCAGATGACCACCATTGAAAGAACCAAAGCGGAACATCAGTCGTGCATTCGAATTGACCTGAGCGTGGTTATGTGTCTTTGCCGGCTCAGTTGAATACGGGGTCAAGACGGTGACGTCAAAACGTGTGTAATCAATATTGTCCAACAGGTTCAGCGCCGATGTCGTGATTCCGTTCGGTGCCATCCCACCCGCATAGAGAAGAATGCGCTTACGTCCGTCCGCAAAACCTCGTCGGACGCGGTGCGCATCTTCGTTCTTCCGGAAGACAATGTCGGCGATACGTTTA
Above is a window of Paeniglutamicibacter cryotolerans DNA encoding:
- a CDS encoding glycosyltransferase codes for the protein MNSLKPRAKLVEKVNRALVRERKNRWLQSKIAPGTVLYESFSGKGMLCNPEALFRYLLNEPTFLKLSHIWVLNDFDRFAATIVEFASHSNVTFVQHGTPDYFKALSTSEYLVNNASFPAEFVKRPGQIYLNTWHGVPLKKMGYDVSGHVADTRNVMRNFLSADYLLSNSKAMTECMYLDGFKLRNIFQGAIVEEGSPRTDRQFSTRESRQELESHLSSTDLRIDDREIILYAPTWKGETYFSPLNDAANLSNLVRHLEASVDTSRFRILVKAHHIVSDGLHRDAELAAHLMPNSVPTNVLLGATSILITDYSSIFYDFLALDRPVLFYVPDIDEYRRYRDLYVEPEELPGPVIRELDHLGEQISKICVGFPGSWTASPQHKATRETFAPYEDGQVCKRIADIVFRKNEDAHRVRRGFADGRKRILLYAGGMAPNGITTSALNLLDNIDYTRFDVTVLTPYSTEPAKTHNHAQVNSNARLMFRFGSFNGGHLANLLRRRALSKGKRSYVSDQASVRRLWDLEWTRCLGNAEFDHMVDFSGYSAFWGTLFLSGPVATRSIWLHNDLAADAHRSIAGETPLKHGLHATFDIYRHFDNLVSVSEGLSDINRESLSSWAPSTNFTWASNTINARKIRKLAGPERAASRRGAARTSELSFDELGRMVHNMLNPDEKRIRPIKNSGKDHEAVESPTFFNFISVGRLSPEKNHARLIAAFAQVHREEPLSRLVIAGNGPLRGDLEAQIHCLGLGSSVKLVGHTKNPFKLMVHSDVFVLSSDYEGQPMVLLEALVLGLPVITTSFGSVSGALPPNVGTIVDPSVEALANAMLAAMSVSGETVKFDDDAYNRRAISEFERIIDS